A single region of the Bacillus cereus genome encodes:
- a CDS encoding S1 RNA-binding domain-containing protein, translating to MYLQLGSIEQVTVLRETEIGYMVGNEEEEIFLHKNELAGEIAEGDTIDVFLYLDHQNRISATMKEPIITTHDWNWVKVVEVIPSLGVFVDIGVSKDILIPLDEFPIYMPVWPQEGDELYCTLKLTNRDRLIALPARDSDMQEIIVDATPSMRNKNVNGRVYRSLQVGSFILTDEHFRAFLHHTERKEQVRIGERVTGRIIDVKDDGTINISLLPRKEEGMEDDAAVVYEYMEERGGAMPFWDKSHPEDIKERFNMSKAAFKRALGKLMKEEKIYQEEGWTYFKK from the coding sequence ATGTATTTGCAATTAGGATCGATTGAACAGGTAACTGTTTTACGCGAAACGGAAATCGGATATATGGTTGGAAACGAAGAGGAAGAAATCTTCCTACATAAAAACGAATTAGCTGGAGAAATTGCAGAAGGCGATACGATTGATGTATTCTTATACCTTGATCACCAAAATCGTATTTCAGCAACAATGAAGGAACCAATTATTACAACACATGATTGGAATTGGGTAAAGGTTGTAGAAGTTATTCCTAGTTTAGGTGTGTTTGTTGATATTGGTGTATCAAAAGATATACTAATTCCACTTGATGAGTTTCCAATTTATATGCCAGTATGGCCTCAAGAAGGCGACGAATTATATTGTACGTTAAAATTAACGAATCGTGATCGTTTAATTGCTCTTCCGGCAAGAGACAGTGATATGCAAGAAATTATCGTAGATGCAACGCCATCTATGCGTAATAAAAACGTAAATGGACGTGTGTATCGTTCACTTCAAGTTGGTTCATTCATACTAACTGACGAGCATTTCCGTGCTTTCTTACACCATACAGAAAGAAAAGAACAAGTCCGCATCGGTGAGCGCGTAACAGGTCGTATTATTGACGTGAAAGATGACGGTACAATCAACATTTCACTTCTTCCTCGTAAAGAAGAAGGAATGGAAGATGATGCTGCAGTAGTTTATGAATATATGGAAGAACGAGGCGGAGCAATGCCGTTTTGGGATAAGAGCCACCCAGAAGACATTAAAGAACGTTTCAACATGAGTAAAGCTGCATTTAAGCGTGCACTTGGTAAACTGATGAAAGAAGAGAAGATTTACCAAGAAGAAGGCTGGACTTACTTTAAGAAATAA
- the prsA gene encoding peptidylprolyl isomerase PrsA, translated as MKGKSIFIITALISIIMLSACGQKNDSATIATTTNSTITKSDFEKQLKDRYGKDMLYEMVAQDVITKKYKVSDDAVDKEVEKAKNQYGDQFKAALENNRLKDEEDFKDQIRFKLALNEAIKQSVTEKDVKDHYKPEIKASHILVSDENEAKEIKKKLDTGASFEELAKQESQDVISKDNGGDLGYFRAGKMTPEFEKAAYKLKVGQISDPVKSANGYHIIKLTDKKDLEPYDKVKDSIRKDLEEERIADPSFGQQLLQDELKKANIKINDSDLKDTFSHLFGKEN; from the coding sequence ATGAAAGGAAAAAGTATATTCATTATCACTGCACTAATAAGTATAATAATGCTATCTGCTTGCGGACAAAAAAATGACTCGGCCACAATCGCCACAACAACCAACTCAACCATTACGAAGAGCGATTTCGAAAAGCAATTAAAAGATCGCTATGGAAAAGACATGCTATATGAAATGGTAGCACAAGATGTTATCACTAAAAAATATAAAGTATCTGATGATGCAGTAGATAAAGAAGTAGAAAAAGCAAAAAATCAATATGGAGACCAATTCAAAGCAGCACTAGAAAATAATCGTTTAAAAGATGAAGAAGATTTCAAAGATCAAATTAGATTCAAACTCGCATTGAATGAAGCGATTAAACAAAGCGTTACAGAAAAAGATGTAAAAGACCACTATAAACCAGAAATTAAAGCTAGTCACATTTTAGTAAGTGACGAAAATGAAGCAAAAGAAATAAAGAAAAAATTGGATACCGGCGCTTCATTTGAAGAGTTAGCAAAACAAGAATCTCAAGATGTAATATCAAAAGATAATGGCGGAGACCTCGGGTACTTCAGGGCAGGAAAAATGACACCTGAATTCGAAAAAGCTGCCTATAAATTAAAGGTTGGGCAAATTAGCGATCCCGTTAAATCAGCAAACGGCTATCACATTATTAAACTAACTGATAAAAAAGATTTAGAACCTTACGATAAAGTGAAAGACTCTATACGTAAAGACTTAGAAGAAGAACGTATTGCCGATCCTTCCTTCGGTCAACAATTATTACAAGATGAATTAAAAAAGGCGAATATTAAAATAAATGACAGTGACTTAAAAGATACATTTTCTCATCTTTTCGGGAAAGAGAACTAA
- a CDS encoding DUF3941 domain-containing protein yields MPHTSDNDKKARDNNAKRTQKNEQEQKNIQQGKRAYSKKTDHL; encoded by the coding sequence ATGCCACATACGAGCGATAACGACAAAAAAGCACGCGATAATAATGCAAAGCGCACTCAAAAAAATGAACAAGAGCAAAAAAATATTCAGCAAGGAAAACGTGCATATTCTAAGAAAACCGATCACCTTTGA
- a CDS encoding YitT family protein translates to MDLKLNYTELIKKLVVVIIAGLLNAIGMNLFLTPAKVYASGFAGLSQLLSQMLGDFLSIHISTGVLFSLFNIPVVILAWKKVGKAFTFFSFLCVVFMTLFLEIIPVRAVSNDIILNAIFGGIISAIGVGIALKWGASTGGLDIIAMILSKIKDKPVGTYFFFFNALIIIAAGYVYGWEKALYTLVTLYVSTRIIDAIHTRHVKITALIVTKNGGDVRKAIHSRLVRGITTIPATGAYTNENKEMLMIVITRYELYELERVIKQVDPGAFTNILQTVGVFGLFRKD, encoded by the coding sequence ATGGATTTGAAGCTGAATTATACGGAACTTATTAAGAAGTTAGTCGTTGTGATTATTGCAGGTTTATTAAATGCGATTGGGATGAATTTATTTTTAACGCCAGCTAAAGTATATGCGAGTGGCTTTGCTGGATTATCTCAATTATTATCACAAATGTTAGGTGACTTTTTATCTATTCACATATCTACGGGTGTATTGTTTAGTTTATTTAATATTCCTGTCGTTATTTTAGCATGGAAAAAGGTTGGGAAGGCTTTTACATTTTTTAGTTTTCTTTGCGTTGTATTTATGACTTTGTTTTTAGAAATTATCCCAGTTAGAGCGGTTTCGAACGATATCATATTGAATGCGATTTTTGGTGGTATTATTTCAGCGATTGGGGTAGGGATTGCTTTAAAGTGGGGTGCTTCTACAGGGGGCCTAGATATTATCGCCATGATTTTATCTAAAATAAAAGATAAGCCTGTCGGTACGTATTTTTTCTTCTTTAATGCACTTATCATTATCGCTGCTGGCTACGTATATGGATGGGAAAAGGCATTATATACTTTAGTCACTTTGTATGTATCAACGAGAATTATTGATGCGATTCATACCCGTCACGTGAAGATTACGGCACTAATTGTTACAAAGAACGGGGGAGATGTGAGAAAAGCGATTCACTCTCGTTTAGTGAGAGGGATTACAACTATACCAGCAACAGGTGCTTATACAAATGAAAATAAAGAAATGTTAATGATTGTTATTACTCGTTACGAGTTGTACGAATTAGAGAGGGTTATCAAACAGGTGGACCCAGGTGCATTTACAAATATACTGCAAACGGTCGGTGTGTTTGGATTGTTTAGAAAAGATTAA
- a CDS encoding DUF3813 domain-containing protein has translation MGNLLFQQARDAVASAVSCSSGAEQQELVYRAKNSLHSAYANSSTAEKVQLREMQEQLQNITNSH, from the coding sequence ATGGGGAACTTACTATTCCAACAAGCTAGAGACGCTGTTGCAAGTGCCGTTTCTTGTTCAAGTGGCGCTGAACAACAGGAACTCGTTTATAGAGCAAAAAACTCTTTGCACTCTGCTTATGCAAACTCTTCAACTGCTGAAAAAGTTCAGCTACGTGAAATGCAGGAGCAATTGCAAAACATTACGAATTCGCATTAA
- a CDS encoding Cof-type HAD-IIB family hydrolase produces the protein MNKQHLIALDLDGTLLTDNKIISPRTKNTIAKAKEQGHIVVISTGRPFRASYDYYKELSLNTPIVNFNGAYVHHPLDSSWGTHHSPLELSTAQEIVRACFDFGVKNVYAEVMDDVYVREIDEDKKHIFEFGSPKIFTGDLLNILNDHPTCLLIDAHDEHSAAIRQHLTDMHAEVIDHRKWGAPWPIIEIVKSGLNKAVGLQKISGHYNIPKERIIAFGDEDNDFEMIEFAGHGIAMGNAIPELKSLANHTTLTNEEDGIALYLEEVLGL, from the coding sequence ATGAATAAACAACATTTAATCGCATTAGACTTAGACGGAACTTTATTAACAGACAACAAAATAATTTCTCCAAGAACTAAAAACACAATTGCAAAAGCAAAAGAACAAGGACATATTGTTGTTATTTCAACAGGGCGTCCATTCCGCGCTAGTTACGATTATTATAAAGAACTTAGCCTTAACACACCAATCGTAAACTTTAACGGCGCTTACGTGCATCACCCACTTGATTCAAGTTGGGGAACACATCACTCTCCTCTTGAACTTTCAACAGCGCAAGAAATCGTCCGAGCTTGCTTTGATTTCGGCGTGAAAAATGTCTATGCTGAAGTCATGGATGATGTGTATGTCCGTGAAATTGATGAAGATAAAAAACATATTTTCGAATTCGGTTCTCCAAAGATTTTCACAGGAGATTTATTAAATATTTTAAACGACCATCCAACTTGCTTATTAATCGATGCACATGACGAGCATTCCGCTGCCATTCGCCAGCATTTAACAGATATGCACGCTGAAGTCATCGATCATAGAAAATGGGGGGCACCTTGGCCAATTATTGAAATTGTAAAAAGCGGATTAAATAAAGCTGTCGGATTACAAAAAATTTCAGGTCATTACAATATTCCCAAAGAGCGAATTATCGCTTTTGGTGATGAAGATAACGACTTTGAAATGATCGAATTTGCTGGTCATGGCATCGCTATGGGTAATGCAATTCCTGAGCTGAAATCACTCGCAAATCATACAACATTAACGAATGAAGAAGATGGGATCGCTCTATATTTAGAAGAGGTTCTTGGGTTGTAA
- a CDS encoding YjzC family protein: protein MGQNRRFRSGQKAPNDGIYVEIGETGSMVKDPQMVKLTAGDRFPENTNHNRQWTYKRKP from the coding sequence ATGGGACAAAATCGCAGGTTTCGTTCAGGGCAAAAAGCGCCAAATGATGGCATTTATGTAGAAATTGGTGAAACGGGAAGTATGGTGAAAGATCCACAAATGGTGAAATTAACTGCCGGGGATAGGTTCCCAGAGAACACAAATCATAACCGTCAGTGGACATATAAAAGAAAACCGTAA